The Sphingobacteriales bacterium genomic interval ATAAAATGAGCCATGCCATTATCTTTCTCGCTTTCATATCTGCTTCCCGTGCCAATCAGGAATCCGCAGTAAACAATACCGCTTTTGGCAGTGGGAGTAAAAACGATACGCAGTCCGTTGGGCAACTCATAGAGATAAGTAC includes:
- a CDS encoding insulinase family protein, with the protein product MAESMDSLWKKYDNGDGTYLYELPNGLRIVFTPTAKSGIVYCGFLIGTGSRYESEKDNGMAHF